The stretch of DNA TCCATGCCGCGGGCGCGGCGGAACCGCACCACCAGCGAGGCGGCCGCGACCATCACGGTCAGCAGGGTGACGCCCAGCGCGACCTGGTTGACCACCAGCAGGGCCCCACCAAGGCCGCGGAAGTCCAAGGTGCTGTTCTCGGCCTGGTAGCGCGGGTCCAGCGACCCCTGGGCCACCACCAGTGCCACCAGCAAGACGACCGGGGCGGTCCCGGTGACCCAGGCCCACCAGCGCCAGCGGGCCGATGGCAGCGACCCAGTCGGGGTCAACAGCAGGACAAAGCTGAGCACCGGCAGCGTCGCCAGGATCAGGGCTGGGGCGTAGCGGGCCACGGCGCCGGCGGCGGGCAGGGCGCCGGGACGGGCCACCAGCCCATAGGCGGTGTAGGCGGCGACCACCCCACTCGCGCCCAGCGACAGGCCCAGGATCAGCAGCAGCCAGCCCACCGGGTGGCGGGGCCGGCGGCTGGCCAACACCGCCCCGACGGTGGTCGCGCTCACCAGCCCCAGCACCGGGCCCCCGACGGAACCGCCGCTGAGCTGGGTCACATCGGGCCGGCCGGCTTGGCGCGACAGCTGGTCCAGCCAGGCGACCACCGGCAGGCTGAGCATGGCCAGCGCCCACAGCGCCCATGCCGCCACTCCCGGCCACCAGCGCGGCCGGGCGACTCGGGTCGCTAGGATCACCGCAATGGTCCTAGCTGCATACAGCGCACCATCGGCACCGCCACCCTCCCAGCATCCTGGCTCAGCTGCAGTGTGGCCGGCCTGCGTCCCGGTAACGTTACGGATGACGGACCTGTCCGAGGCATCAAGCCTCTGTGGAACAGGCTCCTACCCGGCAAGGGCGAGCTGGTCGTCCAGCTCCCTGACCGCTCGCGTCTTGCGCCAGGGCTCCAGCTCCATACGGAGCCGGCGTACATCCTGGAGGTTCGGTGCGACCTGCTGGCGCGCGGCAAGATCCAGGGCCTCGCTCCCGAGACGACAGGCCTCGTCGATGTTGCCCTGCCGGACATGGGCGGTTGCCAGGGCGGCTATCAATCGCGGCCGGGTCTTGATGACCTCGGGATCCAGCGACGCAAGGGCTGACTCAAGCACCTGCTGGGCTGCCTGGGGCCGTTGCAGCCGGGCCAGGGCCACGCCCCGCTCGCCGATCAGCCTGGCCGGACTGAAGAAGGCCGCTCGGGGCCGACGAGAGTTGTCCTCCTCGGCGGCCGAGGCCATGGCCATGTCGGCGGCATCAAGGGCGATCAGGGCGGCTCGCTCGTTGCCGGCGAGGGCGTGGGCCTCGGCCTCCAGGGTGATCAGCCAGGCCCGAGTCGAAGGGTTGGCGTCGAAGGTCTGGAAGCCGAAGGTCTGGCCCTGAAGGCGGCGCAGGCGAGCCTGGGGTCGCTCGCGGTAGGCCGGCTGGACACAGGAGCTGCCGACCAGGTAGGCGCCAAGGGCGCGGTCGTTGGCCTCCTGGGCGGCCTCGATGCCGGCCCGGAAGTAGGCGGTGGCCGCCCGGCGGTCCTCCATGTCGAATGCCAGCCATCCGGCCAGGCCGGCGGTCTCGCCCGCGATGGAGCTGAGCTGTCGTTGCATGCTTGGCTTGAGGGCGCCTTGGAGGAGGGTGGCCCGGGTGTTGAGGTGGCCGGCGACCGGGCCAAGTAGCGATCTCGGGCTGACCTGGGACTCTAGGCATCGAGGCTGAGGGTGATGTGCTCAAGCTCGCTGACGGTCTGGCGGTCGATGCGGCGTGGCTGGTGAAGCGCGGCGGACAGCCGTTGCCAGGGCTCCAGAGCGCTGGTGACGGCAGCGCCGGTGACGGCCCCGAGGCCTTGCAGGAAGGTTCGTCGTCGCATGTCTTCTAGTGTCTCCTCCTGGGGCGATGTCGGCACGAACCCCAATTCCTCGGCGGTGGCCTCATAGAGGACGCAGAGGAGCTG from Actinomycetota bacterium encodes:
- a CDS encoding twin-arginine translocation signal domain-containing protein: QLLCVLYEATAEELGFVPTSPQEETLEDMRRRTFLQGLGAVTGAAVTSALEPWQRLSAALHQPRRIDRQTVSELEHITLSLDA